In a single window of the Nitrososphaerales archaeon genome:
- a CDS encoding MTH1187 family thiamine-binding protein: MNPEKKIVVIAEFSATPIGTGSTSLSNYVTESLKAISTVKGIRYQVTPMGTIIESEDLESIFEAVKASHNALFNSGVKRVVSILKIDDRRDKPRAMEDKVEVVVKRLKEGRPSESKL; encoded by the coding sequence ATGAATCCAGAAAAGAAGATCGTGGTCATAGCTGAATTTAGTGCGACTCCGATAGGTACTGGAAGCACGAGTCTCAGTAATTACGTCACCGAATCTTTGAAGGCCATCAGCACGGTGAAGGGCATTAGGTATCAAGTAACACCGATGGGCACGATCATCGAATCTGAGGATCTTGAATCGATATTTGAAGCGGTGAAGGCTTCTCATAATGCTCTGTTTAACTCTGGAGTAAAGAGGGTAGTATCGATCCTTAAAATCGATGATCGTAGGGATAAGCCGAGAGCTATGGAAGATAAGGTAGAAGTGGTGGTGAAGCGATTAAAGGAAGGGCGACCTTCGGAATCAAAGCTTTAG
- a CDS encoding rhomboid family intramembrane serine protease, whose protein sequence is MPKLTFTLLGIIIVVFIIQNVTDLWVYFAFYPILALHMPWMFLTSIFLHAGFSHLIFNMFALLIFGSYLERMVSSRTFITIFLISGILGNVGYMITATDPRIPAVGASGAIYGIMGALAILAPYLIIFIYGIIPVPIIVAAFLWALLDFFGLFLPTDVAHGAHLMGLFIGIISGLLIRLRRLFSSLSSLYYY, encoded by the coding sequence ATGCCTAAATTAACCTTTACACTCCTTGGGATCATCATAGTAGTGTTTATCATCCAGAATGTTACAGATCTGTGGGTATACTTCGCATTCTACCCTATCCTCGCTCTACATATGCCTTGGATGTTTCTCACATCTATATTTCTACATGCGGGCTTTTCACATCTGATCTTTAACATGTTCGCATTACTCATCTTTGGGAGTTATCTGGAGAGGATGGTGAGTAGCAGGACTTTCATTACGATATTCCTCATTTCAGGCATCTTAGGGAACGTTGGTTACATGATAACGGCTACAGACCCACGGATACCCGCAGTAGGGGCTTCAGGTGCCATTTATGGTATCATGGGTGCTCTTGCGATCCTTGCACCATACCTTATAATCTTCATCTATGGGATAATACCTGTACCAATAATCGTCGCAGCCTTCTTATGGGCACTCCTCGATTTTTTCGGCCTATTCTTGCCTACGGATGTTGCGCACGGTGCTCACTTAATGGGTTTATTTATAGGGATTATTTCGGGACTGCTCATAAGGTTGAGGAGGCTCTTCTCTAGTCTATCTAGTCTATACTATTATTGA